Sequence from the Fragaria vesca subsp. vesca linkage group LG4, FraVesHawaii_1.0, whole genome shotgun sequence genome:
TTTTGGTAATTTTATGTACCCACAAACTCTTATATAATTTGTATAAAAAAAGATGTGTGTATCTAACATTTTAAAATGTGTTAATAAAATTTCTCAAAAAGAAAATATCCTGTAAATTGAAATAAATAAAAAGCAGTTAAAAATGGCTCAATACGGCTATAAAGCCACGACCTTCCCATTTGTGCAAAGAACTCTCCCTCCTTTAAAGCCCCTCACTTCCTTCCCCTCTTTCCATTTAAAAAACCCAACCCACTCACTCCGACTCCTCCTCTCTCTCTCTCTCTCTCTTTCTCTCTCTCTCTCTGAACCCATGACGGAGCAGTGGCGACCCGACCCGGCCCACTCGTCCCTCTTCCGTCCTCCGGAGACCCCCCGCGAGCCCATGGAGTTCCTCTCCCGCTCCTGGAGCGTCTCCGCTCTCGAAGTCTCCAAAGCCGTGGCCCCTCCTCCCCATGGCCCATCACTCTCCAAGCTCAACCTCAACTCCGACACCACCCCTATCCCCGAGGACTTTGCCGGCGAGCTGGACGCCGCCGTCTCCGGCAACCCATTTTCCTTCGCTTCCTCCGAGACTTCCCAGCTCGTCATGGAGCGTATCATGTCACAGTCGGTAAGTTCTAAGAGCCATACAGTGAAACAGAGTCGAGACAATATTGTGGATTTCTCAGTTTCGTGTTTTCAGCTCTGTTTTGTTTAATCTGATTGCGATTTCTTTGGTCTTGTTCTCTCTTCTTTTTCTTTTTGTTTTTCTCTTTGTTTCTTTCAAGACTTAATTTGGCCTTTCTCTCGTGTCTGTTTCTGATCTCCGGTGGGTTCTTATGTGTTTCTTGTTTTCGGGTGACAAAAATACCATTCTCACTTCAATGTCATCTTGTACTAGTACTACTAATATTTACCAGTAACTCCCGCTTTTGTTTTTGCTCTCTAAACAACAGGAGGCCGTGTCTCCTAGAACTTCAGGCAGGCTCTCTCACAGCAGTGGCCCTCTTACCGACAGCCCGCCGGTCTCTCCTTCCGATAACGATGACATCAAGGTATGTTTCAATGGTTTTGTTGATCATCAAATACTAAATTCCGGTTTTTGGCCGGAAACCGGTGGCCGGAATATGTCTCCGACACGACTGTAGGACAGGGGCAGTTGTGTCTAGGTTTTAAAGCACGAACTGTGTGAGAGACTGACGCAAACTCAGAACCGGTCGAACATAGTCCCCAGCTTTCCCATTAACCAACGCCCCTATTACCAAATCCCTGTTGTCCCTGTTTCCAATGCAAATTAGATTTTAGCTATAATCAAATTTGGTGTTAAGCTACGACGTTTTTACACAAACAGTGTTGGTTTTGTTTTTATTTACATAACTACCACTCTTCTGGTTTTGTACTCTGTTCTTGTTCTTCTTCCACTAGTCAAGTTTGGTCCCCCCACTACTCGATTCAGTTGCAACTTCCAACCCGCACGGCTTGGAGATGACACCAAAAATCTGTTTCTGAAAATTTATTAACCTACCATATCTACTTGTAGACCCAGTTCTTGGTGTTATTCTAGTTTTGGGTGAATGAGTTATGGACCCCCATAACCAAGAGTGGGTGTGTGATTAGTACACTTCATGTTACACTCACAAGTCTCTATTTTGGTGGTTTGATTTTAATTTTATGATTCCCAATTTGGGGTCTTTCAATCAATTGATGATGACCCAGAATGATTTCTGGTATTTTTTTTTCTCTGCAGTATTGTCGCTCTAGCAACCACCACCTCAACAACCAATACCGAGGTGGCGCCAACGGCGGAGTTACGGTGGCTGCTGGGGGAAAGACGGTGGGGAGGTGGCTGAAGGACAGGAGGGAGAAGAAGAAAGAGGAGGCGAGGGCTCATAATGCACAGCTCCATGCTGCTGTGTCTGTTGCCGGTGTGGCTTCTGCCATTGCCGCCATTGCTGCGGCCACGGCCGCTACTTCCGTGTCTGGAAAAGACGAGCAGATGGCTAAAACCGACATGGCAGTGGCCTCTGC
This genomic interval carries:
- the LOC101301102 gene encoding uncharacterized protein LOC101301102, which encodes MAQYGYKATTFPFVQRTLPPLKPLTSFPSFHLKNPTHSLRLLLSLSLSLSLSLSEPMTEQWRPDPAHSSLFRPPETPREPMEFLSRSWSVSALEVSKAVAPPPHGPSLSKLNLNSDTTPIPEDFAGELDAAVSGNPFSFASSETSQLVMERIMSQSEAVSPRTSGRLSHSSGPLTDSPPVSPSDNDDIKYCRSSNHHLNNQYRGGANGGVTVAAGGKTVGRWLKDRREKKKEEARAHNAQLHAAVSVAGVASAIAAIAAATAATSVSGKDEQMAKTDMAVASAATLVAAQCVEAAEAMGAEREHLHSVVSSAVNVRSAGDIMTLTAAAATALRGAATLKARALKEVWNIAAVIPVEKGVVVGGNGGSNGDSNSSFSGELVPEENFLGICSRELLAKGCELLKRTRKGDLHWKIVSVYINRSSQVMLKMKSRHVHGTITKKKKNVVLEVIRDMPAWPGRHLLEGGEHRRYFGLKTVMRGVVEFECRSQREYDIWTQGVSRLISIAAEKRNSRHRI